The Enterobacter asburiae genome window below encodes:
- the bet gene encoding phage recombination protein Bet, whose translation MANELTITASALAEKGIDVATWSALKNSIYPGAKDESVMMALDYCRARQLDPLLKPVHLVPMSVKDSRTGKSEWRDVVMPGIGLYRIQADRSGDYAGASEPEFGPDTTQMLSGVEVTFPQWCKYTVYKRMPSGEIVEFSAKEYWIENYATGGRDTTAPNAMWKKRPYGQLAKCAEAQALRKAWPEIGQQPTAEEMEGKSLDVDIRDVTPRNTTEALPPAASEETLQAITDLLTTLDKDWEKDFLPLCSDIFKRPILEASDLTEEEAQKGFNFLQKKAKAAA comes from the coding sequence ATGGCAAACGAATTAACAATCACGGCGAGTGCGCTGGCGGAAAAAGGTATCGACGTCGCTACCTGGAGCGCGCTGAAGAACAGTATCTATCCTGGCGCCAAAGACGAATCGGTAATGATGGCGCTCGATTACTGCCGTGCCCGCCAGTTGGATCCGTTGCTGAAGCCTGTTCACCTCGTGCCGATGAGCGTCAAAGACTCAAGAACGGGTAAAAGCGAATGGCGTGACGTGGTAATGCCGGGCATCGGGCTTTACCGCATTCAGGCGGACCGCTCAGGTGATTATGCCGGTGCCAGCGAACCAGAGTTCGGGCCAGACACGACTCAGATGCTCTCTGGTGTCGAAGTAACTTTCCCTCAGTGGTGCAAATACACCGTCTACAAGCGCATGCCCAGCGGCGAGATCGTCGAGTTCAGCGCCAAAGAATACTGGATTGAAAACTATGCCACCGGCGGTCGCGACACCACGGCGCCGAATGCAATGTGGAAAAAGCGCCCATACGGCCAGCTGGCGAAATGCGCAGAAGCCCAGGCGTTGCGTAAAGCATGGCCTGAGATTGGACAGCAGCCTACCGCCGAAGAAATGGAAGGTAAATCACTGGACGTAGATATCCGTGACGTCACGCCGCGCAACACCACTGAAGCACTTCCACCAGCAGCAAGCGAAGAAACGCTGCAGGCGATAACCGATCTCTTAACGACCCTGGATAAAGACTGGGAGAAAGACTTCCTCCCTTTGTGCAGCGACATCTTCAAACGGCCAATTCTTGAGGCGTCAGACCTCACTGAAGAAGAGGCACAGAAAGGGTTCAACTTCCTTCAGAAAAAAGCTAAGGCGGCAGCATGA
- a CDS encoding lambda exonuclease family protein, which translates to MTPEIILSRTGIDVTTIQQGDEAWHRLRLGVITASEVHNVISKPRSGTKWTGMKMSYFHTLLAEVCTGVAPEVNAKALAWGKQYEEDARTLFEFTTDVKVTESPILFSDESMRTACSPDGLCSNNFGLELKCPFTSRDFMKFRLGGFEAIKSEYMAQVQYSMWVTGKDAWFFANYDPRMKREGIHHVVVERDPQYMTDFNEMVPEFIEKMDEALAEIGFTFGEQWK; encoded by the coding sequence ATGACACCCGAAATTATCCTGTCCCGGACTGGCATTGACGTAACCACGATCCAACAGGGCGATGAGGCGTGGCACCGGCTGCGCCTCGGCGTTATCACAGCCTCCGAAGTGCACAACGTCATTTCCAAGCCGCGCTCTGGAACCAAATGGACGGGCATGAAGATGTCCTACTTCCACACCCTACTCGCCGAGGTTTGCACCGGCGTCGCGCCAGAGGTTAACGCCAAGGCGCTGGCCTGGGGAAAACAGTACGAGGAAGACGCCCGCACCCTCTTCGAGTTCACCACCGACGTGAAAGTCACGGAGTCTCCGATCCTGTTCAGTGACGAGAGCATGCGCACCGCGTGCTCCCCTGACGGCCTTTGCAGTAACAATTTCGGCCTTGAGCTGAAATGCCCGTTCACCTCCCGCGACTTCATGAAATTCCGCCTCGGCGGTTTTGAAGCCATCAAGTCAGAGTACATGGCTCAGGTGCAGTACAGCATGTGGGTTACCGGAAAAGACGCCTGGTTCTTTGCAAACTACGACCCGCGCATGAAGCGCGAAGGTATTCACCACGTCGTCGTTGAGCGGGATCCGCAATACATGACCGATTTCAACGAAATGGTGCCTGAGTTCATCGAGAAGATGGACGAGGCGCTGGCGGAGATCGGATTCACGTTCGGGGAACAGTGGAAATGA
- a CDS encoding V-type ATP synthase subunit I domain-containing protein, producing MSEVTDLVVIEKQNAMAVFTTKEQLDPIIEAIEKEARSLVPDVSTRKGRDAIASMAHKVARSKTYIDNAGKDLVAELKALPKQIDESRRIVRERLDALKDEVRKPLTEWENAESARKDALQQRLADLRSLADVIDGVGSYLPSVEIQQRIESAKAVALDESWQEAAAEAGVAKDATIQQLESALIVAKQREHEAAELERLRKEAEEKARLEREENIRREAAERARRDAEAKHKAEIEAAARREAEEKARAELAERQRIEAEQRAEREKQEAEERARREKEEAVAAERRRLEEAEAARLAEEQRKAEEEARRAADKEHRRTVNRRVYADLIAQGIPEEYAQKAVLAIAGGKVQDAHIKY from the coding sequence ATGAGCGAAGTAACGGATTTAGTCGTCATTGAGAAACAGAACGCAATGGCGGTATTCACCACCAAAGAGCAGCTCGACCCGATTATTGAGGCGATCGAGAAAGAAGCTCGCAGCCTGGTGCCGGATGTGTCGACCCGCAAAGGCCGCGACGCTATCGCATCCATGGCGCACAAGGTTGCCCGTTCCAAAACTTACATCGACAACGCCGGTAAGGACCTGGTTGCTGAGCTTAAAGCCCTGCCGAAGCAGATCGACGAAAGCCGGCGCATTGTGCGTGAGCGGCTGGACGCGCTGAAGGATGAAGTGCGCAAACCTCTCACTGAATGGGAAAACGCCGAGTCGGCAAGAAAGGACGCATTGCAGCAGCGGCTTGCTGATTTGCGATCCCTGGCTGATGTGATTGATGGCGTGGGTAGCTATCTGCCGTCAGTTGAAATTCAGCAGCGCATTGAGTCAGCAAAAGCCGTTGCACTTGATGAAAGCTGGCAGGAAGCAGCAGCTGAAGCTGGCGTGGCTAAAGACGCCACCATCCAACAACTCGAATCTGCCCTAATCGTCGCAAAACAGCGTGAGCATGAAGCTGCAGAGCTTGAGCGCCTTCGTAAAGAAGCGGAAGAAAAAGCTCGACTGGAACGTGAGGAAAATATTCGACGGGAAGCAGCTGAACGGGCCCGCCGAGATGCCGAAGCGAAGCACAAAGCGGAGATTGAAGCCGCAGCGCGCCGTGAAGCTGAAGAGAAAGCACGTGCAGAGCTGGCTGAACGCCAGCGCATTGAAGCGGAACAGCGTGCGGAACGCGAGAAGCAGGAAGCAGAAGAGCGTGCACGACGCGAAAAAGAAGAAGCCGTTGCCGCCGAGCGCCGCCGCCTGGAAGAGGCAGAAGCCGCCCGTCTGGCCGAAGAGCAGCGCAAAGCTGAAGAAGAAGCCCGCCGCGCCGCAGACAAAGAGCACCGCCGCACCGTCAATCGTCGTGTCTACGCAGATCTGATTGCTCAGGGCATCCCAGAAGAATACGCACAGAAAGCAGTGCTGGCGATCGCTGGCGGCAAAGTGCAGGACGCGCACATCAAATATTGA
- the gamL gene encoding host nuclease inhibitor GamL, which yields MNAYLTYDRIEDRRWAEQQLIDEKEKWIDDRAKELIAMFPKYALQMSSLFLPKEAQMALVGEKAEEAYNDYVTRICYDRAEEEWDRLHPTCPF from the coding sequence ATGAACGCATACCTCACTTACGACCGTATCGAAGACCGGCGCTGGGCTGAACAGCAGCTCATCGACGAGAAAGAGAAGTGGATCGACGACCGGGCGAAAGAGCTGATCGCCATGTTCCCGAAATATGCTCTGCAAATGAGTAGCCTGTTTCTCCCAAAAGAAGCGCAAATGGCACTAGTCGGTGAAAAGGCAGAGGAAGCCTATAACGACTATGTCACACGCATCTGTTACGACCGCGCCGAAGAAGAGTGGGATCGCCTTCATCCAACCTGCCCGTTTTAA
- a CDS encoding cell division protein FtsZ, producing the protein MINHYGTTPLIRQCVTPGMMALHEGRTYRVSAVIQERKWVYLHTDAEIIRLSDCVIDVLLDGHGNPIQH; encoded by the coding sequence ATGATCAACCACTACGGCACCACCCCGCTCATTCGCCAGTGCGTCACGCCCGGCATGATGGCATTGCATGAAGGCCGCACATATCGCGTCTCAGCAGTCATTCAGGAGCGCAAATGGGTATACCTGCACACTGACGCAGAAATAATCCGACTCAGTGACTGCGTGATTGACGTCCTTCTTGACGGTCACGGCAACCCTATCCAGCACTAA